The Candidatus Sysuiplasma jiujiangense genome includes a window with the following:
- a CDS encoding V-type ATP synthase subunit F (produces ATP from ADP in the presence of a proton gradient across the membrane; the F subunit is part of the catalytic core of the ATP synthase complex) — protein MAAVGERELVLGFRLLGVADAYVAEGPEAVDKFRELLAAGKHSFIMLSENIRKSMDARTIGIVNTSTSPLIVFIPLPGGREEESIEKFAKRVLGVEIGR, from the coding sequence ATAGCTGCGGTAGGCGAAAGGGAGCTTGTCTTGGGATTCAGACTGCTCGGGGTAGCGGATGCCTATGTTGCCGAAGGACCTGAGGCGGTTGATAAGTTCAGGGAATTGCTTGCGGCGGGGAAACATTCATTTATCATGCTTTCCGAAAATATAAGGAAGTCGATGGATGCACGGACAATCGGCATTGTGAACACGTCCACTTCTCCACTTATTGTTTTCATTCCACTTCCAGGCGGAAGGGAAGAGGAGTCAATAGAAAAATTTGCCAAGAGGGTTCTTGGCGTTGAGATTGGCAGGTGA
- a CDS encoding V-type ATPase subunit, which translates to MDSTYSGSYGRIKASQTEFLNESFIKSLYDMDIEGITRSLSSRSYKEDIDQLYSGYRNPELLEMAINRRLAIRNRIAQFAPPPNATDILRAYLSKWDIQNIKSVLTAKFLGYSLKETEAFLVTFRDVALGVFAGNMKKEDFNLLLSLPDIESIVETLSRYGYGSTLLQEIDSYRKGGDVSPMLRALDRFYYRRLFASLRFYLGSEGPLIRYFREEVDIRNIMMLVTAKDLAVSFESMKEDVIPYGTLQSDTLRQVYDENSVGSVMSRFAERTGLSKSSIQEKEVADLKRFEASMRLSLYQKYSTILSSQSISIGSVFAFILKAEREREVLHAIVTGKVYGVNEAEIRELTGGY; encoded by the coding sequence ATGGACTCGACATATTCAGGGAGCTACGGGAGAATCAAAGCCTCGCAAACGGAATTTCTGAATGAAAGTTTTATCAAATCACTGTACGACATGGATATCGAAGGTATAACAAGGTCGTTATCGTCAAGGTCATACAAGGAGGACATAGACCAGCTTTACTCCGGCTACAGGAATCCGGAGCTGCTCGAAATGGCGATAAACCGACGTCTTGCGATAAGGAACAGGATTGCACAGTTTGCCCCTCCTCCCAACGCAACTGACATACTCAGAGCATATCTTTCAAAGTGGGACATACAGAATATTAAATCTGTACTGACGGCAAAATTCCTGGGGTATTCGCTGAAGGAGACAGAGGCTTTTCTGGTAACCTTCAGGGATGTTGCTCTCGGTGTCTTTGCCGGCAATATGAAAAAAGAGGATTTCAATCTGCTTCTCTCCCTGCCGGATATCGAATCTATCGTTGAAACGCTTTCCAGATACGGCTATGGCTCAACCCTGCTACAGGAAATAGACAGTTACAGGAAGGGAGGAGATGTCTCTCCAATGCTCAGAGCGCTCGATCGTTTTTACTACAGGAGGCTCTTTGCTAGCCTCAGGTTCTACCTCGGGAGTGAGGGACCGCTTATCAGGTATTTCAGGGAGGAGGTAGACATTCGAAACATAATGATGCTTGTTACTGCAAAAGACTTGGCAGTATCTTTTGAAAGCATGAAAGAGGATGTCATACCGTACGGAACACTACAGTCAGACACACTGAGACAGGTTTATGATGAGAACAGCGTAGGCTCTGTCATGAGCAGGTTTGCCGAACGGACGGGGCTTTCAAAATCTTCCATACAGGAAAAGGAGGTAGCCGATCTGAAGAGATTCGAGGCGTCTATGAGACTCTCCCTCTATCAGAAATATTCTACGATTCTTTCATCCCAGTCAATTTCAATAGGTTCTGTTTTCGCATTCATACTCAAGGCAGAAAGAGAAAGGGAAGTGCTGCATGCGATTGTCACGGGCAAGGTATACGGGGTAAACGAGGCTGAAATCAGGGAACTCACAGGAGGCTACTGA
- a CDS encoding ATPase has translation MVLTTQDALLAIAASISIAGGLIGTGMAQQGIGAAGMGIIAEKPEKFGQVLFFFVIPETLWILGFVLGLILLLHIL, from the coding sequence ATGGTTCTAACCACCCAGGACGCTTTGCTTGCAATCGCAGCTTCAATTTCCATTGCCGGAGGGCTGATCGGTACTGGCATGGCACAACAGGGCATCGGTGCCGCCGGCATGGGAATTATTGCTGAAAAGCCGGAGAAGTTTGGGCAGGTTCTGTTTTTCTTTGTGATACCTGAAACTCTTTGGATACTGGGATTTGTACTTGGTTTGATCCTGCTGCTGCATATTCTGTGA
- a CDS encoding GNAT family N-acetyltransferase, with the protein MNERRQYAPKRAVSGIRIRHYRIEDRPFVVHCLVESQQYISSIDNFSLCILRKRYGENMMEMLISGLREGGCILIAEIQGKNVGMISASVHNPSALEVIEMASIKRGVITELFVEADYRGKGVAIRLIEEAERWLKSNYCQLSFLNVLSGNGRAHSLYSHLGYKEYELIMMKRLS; encoded by the coding sequence ATGAATGAAAGAAGACAGTATGCCCCTAAAAGGGCTGTCTCCGGCATCAGGATAAGACATTATCGTATTGAAGATCGACCTTTTGTCGTCCACTGTCTTGTAGAATCGCAGCAATACATTTCCTCAATTGACAATTTTTCCCTGTGCATTCTCAGGAAACGGTACGGCGAGAACATGATGGAGATGCTGATATCAGGCCTGCGGGAAGGCGGCTGCATCCTTATTGCCGAAATTCAAGGAAAAAATGTGGGAATGATATCAGCATCTGTGCATAATCCGTCAGCATTGGAAGTTATTGAAATGGCCAGCATAAAGCGGGGAGTCATAACTGAGCTATTTGTTGAAGCGGATTACAGGGGAAAAGGAGTGGCAATCCGGCTTATCGAGGAGGCGGAACGTTGGCTTAAATCGAATTATTGCCAACTGTCATTTCTCAACGTTCTGTCGGGAAACGGCAGGGCCCACAGCCTGTATTCCCATCTCGGATACAAGGAATATGAGCTGATTATGATGAAGAGACTGAGTTAA
- a CDS encoding DNA-directed DNA polymerase II small subunit translates to MNSLREQLLKLAADKGVLLDPEALSRLSMRNDGVLKLGRLLDASETPPLVITAEMLLDSHPAVQQKKSPETVGRINSKQPSPNVLRDITGNSTTTGNVKDFGKYFTDRFRSLRKLLLRRTDMAGAIPISRILHVNRDARTIGIVNSVKTTRNGHRLLEIEDEEERCTVLLMKEKGFDTVLKDEVIGIHGRLSRDRKMIIATAVIRPDVPFNRERDDLDTTSRVAVLSDTHVGSKTFLRTEWTDLLKWLKHSPEAREINYLIVSGDLADGIGVYPDQEDDLEISDVYEQYQRVSEYFMELPDWIRIILMPGNHDAVRPAEPQPTFHSDIRKLFGNDVTFVGNPSTIDIEGRKVLSYHGRSFDDIISSIPGLTWEKPIETMVELLKRRHLAPVYGEKTPLAPEHKDYLVIDEVPDIFVTGHIHSYGLSDYRGVKLISGSTWQSQTSYQKMKNITPIPAKMPVIELSSLNMGVVNFSDFHRAERRMESGQEIRSSG, encoded by the coding sequence ATGAATTCTTTACGAGAGCAGTTGCTAAAACTTGCTGCGGATAAGGGAGTTTTGCTGGATCCCGAGGCGCTGAGCAGACTCAGTATGCGGAACGACGGCGTTCTTAAACTCGGCAGACTTCTTGACGCCAGTGAGACGCCTCCTCTTGTCATCACAGCAGAAATGCTCCTGGATAGTCATCCAGCTGTGCAGCAGAAGAAGTCGCCGGAAACAGTCGGAAGGATAAACTCGAAGCAGCCGTCTCCCAATGTGCTAAGGGACATTACCGGAAACAGCACAACGACCGGCAATGTAAAGGATTTTGGCAAATATTTTACGGATCGTTTTCGGTCGCTGAGAAAGCTTCTCCTTAGGCGAACAGATATGGCAGGAGCAATTCCAATCTCCAGAATTCTGCATGTAAACAGGGACGCGAGGACCATAGGAATTGTAAACTCCGTAAAAACGACAAGGAACGGACACAGACTTCTTGAAATTGAAGACGAAGAAGAGAGATGCACAGTCCTACTGATGAAAGAGAAGGGTTTCGACACAGTCCTTAAGGATGAGGTTATCGGCATACACGGCAGGTTGAGCAGAGACAGAAAAATGATCATTGCAACTGCGGTGATACGACCGGACGTTCCATTCAACAGGGAAAGAGATGATTTAGACACGACATCCAGGGTAGCGGTGCTTTCAGATACGCATGTGGGCAGTAAGACATTTTTACGCACAGAGTGGACAGATCTGCTGAAGTGGCTGAAGCATTCTCCAGAGGCGAGAGAAATAAACTATCTGATTGTTTCAGGCGATCTGGCCGATGGGATTGGTGTATATCCCGACCAGGAAGATGATCTTGAAATAAGCGATGTCTACGAACAATATCAGCGTGTTTCAGAATACTTTATGGAGTTGCCTGACTGGATTAGGATAATACTCATGCCTGGCAATCATGACGCCGTAAGACCGGCTGAACCTCAGCCGACGTTTCATTCCGATATCAGAAAACTTTTCGGAAATGATGTTACCTTTGTAGGAAATCCATCGACCATAGATATCGAAGGAAGGAAAGTCCTTTCCTATCACGGACGGAGTTTCGATGACATAATAAGCAGCATTCCCGGCCTCACATGGGAAAAACCGATCGAAACCATGGTTGAGCTTTTAAAAAGGAGGCACCTGGCACCCGTATATGGCGAAAAGACGCCGCTTGCACCTGAGCACAAGGACTACCTTGTGATTGACGAGGTGCCAGACATTTTCGTGACAGGGCACATACACTCCTATGGTCTCTCGGATTACAGGGGGGTCAAGCTTATAAGCGGAAGCACCTGGCAGTCACAGACATCATACCAGAAGATGAAAAACATAACGCCAATACCTGCAAAAATGCCTGTGATTGAACTTTCAAGCCTTAACATGGGTGTTGTCAATTTCAGCGATTTCCACAGAGCTGAAAGAAGGATGGAAAGCGGGCAGGAAATCCGCTCTTCAGGTTAA